The following coding sequences are from one Pseudonocardia sp. EC080619-01 window:
- a CDS encoding LLM class flavin-dependent oxidoreductase — MRLGATLAHLSDAPPYPVAEWARRLAGAGFRSLWAPEIIGRGRLVPDPFVALAAAAAATDGVELGTGTVQVPLHHPAELAHRMLSLRAVCGDRLSLGVSPGSTRGDHAALDRDHRTRFRVFDENVVRLRALLAAGGDDHARLSDPPAGRPPLLLGSWGANVEKAARHFEGWLGSGSRATPDEMVAALGRFRAAGGGRAVAYAVPVPAGADLGRTGEHLRRYADAGFDDAVVVIGPGGPDPERVRALLP, encoded by the coding sequence GTGCGCCTGGGCGCGACGCTCGCGCACCTGTCCGACGCGCCGCCGTACCCGGTGGCGGAGTGGGCGCGCCGGCTGGCGGGTGCGGGGTTCCGGAGCCTGTGGGCGCCCGAGATCATCGGCCGCGGCCGGCTGGTCCCGGACCCGTTCGTCGCCCTCGCCGCCGCGGCCGCCGCCACCGACGGCGTCGAGCTGGGGACGGGGACGGTGCAGGTCCCGCTGCACCACCCCGCCGAGCTCGCGCACCGGATGCTCTCGCTGCGCGCGGTGTGCGGGGACCGGCTGTCGCTCGGCGTGAGCCCCGGCTCGACCCGGGGCGACCACGCCGCCCTGGACCGGGACCACCGGACCCGTTTCCGCGTGTTCGACGAGAACGTGGTCCGGCTCCGTGCGCTGCTCGCCGCCGGGGGCGACGACCACGCTCGGCTGTCCGACCCGCCGGCCGGCCGGCCGCCGCTGCTGCTCGGCTCGTGGGGCGCGAACGTCGAGAAGGCCGCCCGGCACTTCGAGGGCTGGCTGGGGTCGGGCTCCCGCGCCACACCCGACGAGATGGTCGCGGCGCTCGGCCGGTTCCGGGCCGCCGGTGGTGGGCGTGCCGTCGCGTACGCGGTCCCGGTGCCCGCGGGGGCCGACCTCGGGCGCACCGGCGAGCACCTGCGCCGCTACGCCGACGCGGGCTTCGACGACGCCGTCGTGGTGATCGGTCCGGGCGGGCCGGACCCGGAGCGGGTGCGGGCCCTGCTGCCCTGA